The proteins below are encoded in one region of Casimicrobium huifangae:
- a CDS encoding REP-associated tyrosine transposase: MRTYKRLQIEGGCYFFTVNLANRQHNDLLVREIEALRDAFRQTRADHPFEIDAIVVLPEHLHTIWQLPPHDSDFSTRWRLIKSRFSQAIKTGEHISESRLKKGERGVWQRRFWEHLIRDDVDYARHVDYIHYNPVKHGHCARAADWQHSSFQRWVDQGIYSIDWAAADATRELSFE; this comes from the coding sequence ATGAGAACCTACAAGCGCCTGCAAATCGAAGGCGGTTGTTACTTCTTCACGGTCAATCTGGCTAATCGCCAGCACAACGATCTTCTCGTCCGCGAGATTGAAGCGCTACGCGATGCTTTCCGGCAGACGCGTGCCGATCATCCGTTCGAGATCGACGCCATTGTCGTGCTGCCCGAACACCTGCACACAATCTGGCAATTGCCGCCACATGACAGCGACTTCTCCACGCGCTGGCGGCTCATCAAATCGCGCTTTTCACAGGCCATCAAAACAGGTGAACATATTTCCGAAAGTCGCCTGAAAAAAGGTGAACGCGGAGTCTGGCAACGTCGATTCTGGGAACATCTCATCCGCGACGATGTGGATTACGCGCGGCACGTTGATTACATCCACTACAACCCGGTCAAACACGGGCACTGCGCGCGCGCAGCGGACTGGCAACACTCCTCGTTTCAACGTTGGGTCGACCAAGGCATTTATTCAATCGATTGGGCAGCAGCCGACGCGACTCGCGAATTGTCGTTCGAATGA